The following coding sequences lie in one Notolabrus celidotus isolate fNotCel1 chromosome 20, fNotCel1.pri, whole genome shotgun sequence genomic window:
- the LOC117832225 gene encoding serine/threonine-protein phosphatase 4 catalytic subunit B, with protein sequence MCVTMGDISDLDRQIEQLRRCELIKENEVKALCAKAREILVEESNVQRVDSPVTVCGDIHGQFYDLKELFRVGGDVPETNYLFMGDFVDRGFYSVETFLLLLALKVRYPDRITLIRGNHESRQITQVYGFYDECLRKYGSVTVWRYCTEIFDYLSLSAIIDGKIFCVHGGLSPSIQTLDQIRTIDRKQEVPHDGPMCDLLWSDPEDTTGWGVSPRGAGYLFGSDVVAQFNAANDIHMICRAHQLVMEGYKWHFNETVLTVWSAPNYCYRCGNVAAILELDEHLQREFIIFEAAPQETRGIPSKKPVADYFL encoded by the exons ATGTGTGTCACAATGGGAGACATCAGTGACCTGGACCGACAGATAGAGCAGCTCCGACGCTGTGAGCTTATTAAGGAAAATGAAGTCAAAGCACTGTGCGCTAAAGCCAG agagatTCTGGTGGAAGAAAGCAACGTTCAGAGAGTAGACTCTCCTGTCACA GTGTGTGGGGATATCCACGGTCAGTTCTATGACTTAAAGGAGCTGTTCAGA GTTGGCGGCGACGTCCCAGAGACAAATTATCTCTTCATGGGCGACTTTGTGGACAGAGGCTTCTACAGTGTGGAGACATTCCTTCTTCTGCTAGCTCTTAAG GTCCGCTACCCAGACAGGATAACCTTGATCCGGGGGAACCACGAGTCTCGCCAAATCACCCAGGTCTACGGCTTCTACGACGAGTGCCTCCGTAAATACGGCTCGGTCACCGTGTGGAGATACTGCACGGAGATCTTCGACTACCTGTCGCTCTCTGCCATCATCGACGGCAAG atCTTCTGCGTGCACGGCGGTCTGTCTCCTTCCATCCAGACCCTGGACCAGATCAGGACCATCGACAGAAAACAAGAAGTACCTCATGACGGGCCGATGTGTGACCTGCTGTGGTCGGACCCTGAAG acACCACAGGGTGGGGGGTCAGTCCCAGAGGGGCCGGCTACTTGTTCGGGAGCGACGTCGTGGCTCAGTTCAACGCCGCCAACGACATCCACATGATCTGTCGAGCTCACCAGCTGGTCATGGAGGGATACAAGTGGCACTTCAACGAGACGGTGCTCACCGTGTGGTCGGCACCCAACTACTGCTACAG GTGTGGGAACGTGGCGGCCATCTTGGAGCTGGACGAGCATCTACAGCGGGAGTTCATCATCTTCGAAGCAGCGCCGCAAGAGACCAGAGGCATCCCCTCCAAGAAACCAGTAGCCGACTATTTCCTGTGA